A window from Bdellovibrionales bacterium encodes these proteins:
- a CDS encoding TrbC/VirB2 family protein encodes MNLRNTCVCLFAFAFAFDVVPSLALASVESTMQAVQSHLTGTILPLAAVLGLVFAGLSYVTGSPSARSHLVLAIIGAMVGFGAQSIVDLIRSLVH; translated from the coding sequence ATGAATTTGAGAAATACTTGTGTTTGTTTGTTTGCCTTTGCCTTTGCTTTTGACGTTGTGCCATCGCTGGCACTTGCCAGCGTAGAATCGACTATGCAAGCCGTCCAGTCTCATTTGACAGGAACAATACTGCCGCTTGCGGCGGTATTGGGTCTGGTATTTGCCGGTCTTTCCTATGTAACAGGTTCGCCGAGTGCTCGCTCGCACTTAGTACTGGCCATTATTGGAGCGATGGTGGGCTTTGGTGCTCAGAGCATAGTCGATTTGATTCGCAGTCTTGTTCACTAA
- a CDS encoding response regulator, translating to MNNNFRILLVEDAESFRGAVKQLLGVYNDVDEADSLASARKALQAHLYDVVVLDKGLPDGDGISLIDEIKELAPNTVVIVLTSDSDSDRSGIVSHEGR from the coding sequence ATGAATAATAACTTCAGGATCCTTCTTGTTGAGGACGCAGAATCCTTCAGGGGCGCAGTAAAGCAGCTTCTAGGTGTTTATAACGATGTTGATGAAGCCGATAGCCTGGCATCAGCCCGAAAGGCCTTACAAGCCCACCTCTACGACGTCGTGGTGCTCGATAAAGGCTTGCCAGATGGGGACGGCATATCTCTTATTGATGAGATCAAGGAGCTGGCCCCAAATACTGTTGTGATCGTGCTTACTTCAGACTCAGATTCTGATCGATCAGGCATTGTATCACACGAGGGCCGATGA